acaatgtttatattattattatattagtattattattactttaatattatattaaaggcAATGAAAACAAATATGGTGGAAGTAGGCTATGCTATCCATTCTGTGCAAAAAAggtattttgtaacattacaatctaataaaaaaaataaaataaagctttgtAAGGCAGAGGTTCAGTTcattaaactaaaaattaaagtAACTAAACACAAGAACACAGATTAattgcatttcattttcaatgaCCCCATTACTGCTATATGCTATTATAAAATAGATTATAATAGCatatagatttaaaatatataaaaatatttaaaattctacATATGACACAATTAATGAGCTCTTATTCTATTGTGCTCCATCTGTTTGGTGTGCATGCACAACTCGAAATACCGCCCATCCTTAACTTCACCTTTAAATACTATTTCAGCTCTCCATGCTGTTGTCAGTTTATCATAGGATCAGTCTATTATGGTTTTGATGTGTTACTGTACTGCTGTGCCCTCCTTTACAGGTTGGGAATCATGAAGCCTGGGCTAACAGAAGATCAACTATGGAGGGCCAAATACATTTATGACTCTGCCTTCCACCCAGACACAGGAGAGAAAATGCTGCTAATTGGACGCATGTCTGCACAAGTGCCCATGAACATGACCATTACAGGCTGCATGCTTACCTTTTACAGGTAAGCACACTGCCAAACTGGATCACTCATTGTTCTGGACACCATATGGCCAGGACGTATATATAGACCTAAAAATGTCTTCTATTTAAGCCGGAAAAGGAAACTGAGTAAATCTTTCCATGGCTTGGGATAAATATCCCCTCTCAGTTCTATGAATATTTCCTAAATGAGTCATGGAAAAGACAGCACTTCTATTGAATCGCTTAGTTTGGAGGTTTGATTCAGGGTTAGGTTTATTTTGTGCTCTCTCAAAACATTGACAGAGTAAAAGAACATTATGACtaagattataaaaaatatatatacttttactggttttatatacactttttttttttccacttgaaTCAGTGAGTCATCTGCAAATGAGTCATTTTGAGCAAGACCAACATGTAACTCAAATGACAGCCTTGTTTGGGAGAATCTTATGACTACAGCTTTGTTTATGAAAGGGTTTTTAATTAGAAATAGTCTGAAatagattcttttttttaattattattattgaatttaaGTCTCTCTCATTGTAATCAGGACAACCCCAGCAGTGGTGTTTTGGCAGTGGGTAAACCAGTCCTTCAACGCCATCGTCAACTACACTAACCGCAGCGGAGATGCGCCAATCACCGTGAAGTATGAAGGCTAAGATCACTACTAGAAACAATCTAGATGCAGGTTTCTGTATGGAGGTCATCATTTCTTAATGGTGCGGTGTGTTTTGCCCACACTATGTTGGTGTATTACACAGTTTAGTTTCCTGAAAACCGTTGCATGAGCCAAATTGCCATGATACAAATGTTGGATTCTGTTTCATGGAGTAGAGATGTCAGTGTTTCATGATCACTACACATTCTGAATACAGGCATATTCTGACAGCATAATCATTTATTTGTTTCTATTctgatcatttatttattgacagTTTATCATGTATCTGTAAACAGGTTATGCAGTGAGGcttgtatttttctttaaaatgacaCGTGCTTTAGGGATGAATACACTACTTTGACATCATAGCTTTTTCTAAACCCAAGTCTTGAAAAAGGAGGGTTGTGCATTCTGTAATATCAGTAATTATGAGTTCCATGAGAAATATTAATGGTATTGATCTGCTCAGTATTAAGacatatctattttattttaacttttgcaGTCAGCTTGGAGCAGCTTATGTTAGTGCTACCACTGGAGCTGTAATAACAGCCCTTGGACTGAAGGCCCTGACCAAGGTCTGTCCTTTCACTAAACTACTCAATGTTTATTGTTAATTACAGAGTGACTTTaagcaaacaaaacattttaccaTTAAGATATCAGTTTACTACTcactattgttttaatttatgttttcatatatacagtcgtggccaaaagttttgagaattacataaatattagttttcaaaaagtttgctgctaaacagcttttagatctttgtttcagttgtttctgtgatgtactgaaatatgattacaagcgcttcatacgtttcaaaggcttttatcgacaatttcatgacatttatgcaaagagtcagtatttgcagtgttggcccttctttttcaggacctctgcaattcgactgggcatgctctcaatcaacttctgggccaaatcctgactgatagcaacccattctttcataatcacttcttggagtttgtcagaattagtgggtttttgtttgtccacccgcctcttgaggattgaccacaaattctcaatgggattaagatctggggagtttcgaGGCCatagacccaaaatttcaacattctggtccccgagccacttagttatcacttttgccttatggcacggtgctccatcgtgctggaaaatgcattgttcttcaccaaactgttgttggattgttggaagaagttgctgttggagggtgttttggtaccattctttattcatggctgtgttttgggcagaattgtgagtaagcccactcccttggatgagaagcaaccccacacatgaatggtgtcaggatgctttactgttggcatgacacaggactgatggtagcgctcaccttttcttctccgcacaagcctttttccagatgccccaaacaaacagaaaggggcttcatcggagaatatgactttgccccagtcctcagcagtccattcactatactttctgccgaagatcaatctgtccctgatgttttttttggagagaagtggcttctttgctgcccttcttgacaccaggccatcttccaaaagtcttggcctcactgtgcgtgcagatgcgctcacacctgcctgctgccattcctgagcaagctctgcactggtggcactccgatcccgcagctgaatcctctttaggagacgatcctggcgcttgctggactttcttggacgccctgaagccttctttacaagaattgaacctctttccttgaagttcttgatgatcctataaattgttgatttaggtgcaatcttagtagccacaatatccttgcctgtgaagccatttttatgcaacgcaatgatggctgcacgcatttctttgcaggtcaccatggttaacaatggaagaacaatgatttcaagcatcaccctccttttaacatgtcaagtctgccattctaacccaatcagcctgacataatgattctcacctgagttaacaagacgattactgaaatgatctcagcaggtcctttaatgacagcaatgaaatgcagtggaaaggtttttttgggattaagttaattttcatggcaaagaaggactatgcaattcatctgatcactcttcataacattctggagtatatgcaaattgctattataaaaacttaagcagcaacttttccaatttccaatatttatgtaattctcaaaacattttgacacgactgtacactactgttcaaaatcaattcagtctcttatgcttaccaagcctttatttgatcaaaattgtgACATTTTATAACAATTTGAATAACTGTTTTAATTAATGTGTTCTCAGCAGCCATCACTCCATTCAGCAAACAGCAAAATATGTTTCATAAAAATACAAACTCTTTTCTCAGAGCTTGCCAGCTATTATGGGGCGTTTTGTTCCATTTGCTGCAGTGGCAGCTGCAAACTGTATCAACATACCTTTCATGAGACAAAGGTTAGTGAGAAAACTGCTCTTCAACATTTGAATTACTAAAATGAGCATATGTTGGTGTTGAATCATCCATTGAATGAATTTTCTCTTTTCTCAATTCTTCTACAGAGAGCTGAAGTGTGGTATTCCTGTTACTGATGCTGAGGGAAATCGTCtcggagaatcaagtaaagctgctCAGCAAGCCATCGTACAGGTGGTGGTGTCTCGTATCGGCATGGCAGTGCCAGCCATGGGTAAGCTTTTCTAGATGTTTTTCATCTAAAAATTGGAGTTCCTCTATATTTTGCTAAAAAGTATTCAACCACTAAATCTTTTATTCACAGCCAAATAAAGTAGTCAAAATGAAATTTAGAGAATGTTGTGAATTTTCCTCAAACAGCTATTCCTCCAGTTATCATGAATGCCTTAGAAAAGAAGGCCTTCATGAAGGTAAGGAATCCAAATTACAGACTCATTTCAAGTATCTCTCTGAATCTGTGTGATGTGATGGATGTGTTTTAAACTGCTTTGTAAAATTTCTGTTTATTTCTCAGCGGTTCCCGGTTCTCAATGCCCCTGTACAAGTTGGACTTGTTGGACTCTGGTGAGTTTTTAAGGCAGTGTTTATTTGCTATACAATGCAATCGTTGTTCAAAACAATGAATGGATGCCTTCTCCATCTCCACAGTCTGGTGTTTGCCACTCCACTGTGCTGTGCTCTGTTCCCACAGAAGAGGTGAGTGCTTCTAATTTAGAAACACTTTTGCCGTGGTTTGACATGCTGATTTAGGttgttgttctgttctgttttgtctttGTGAAGTTCTATGAAGGTGAGCAGCTTGGAGCCGGAGCTTCAAGAGAGGATACGAAAAAACAATCCTCACATCACCAGTGTTTATTTTAACAAGGGTCTGTAATCAGGTCTAGGTTGCAGCCCATGTTGATGCCCTCCACTGCACTGGAGGTTAGTGGGCACAACTTGAAGAGtagaacatatttatttttgttttgctgttctaagttatatattttttgtcagttttaccCAAGTTATTGTACTATCCAAAATGATTATATGTACAGTGAAGGTCAGAACTTGCTGCTGGATTTAGTTTAAGATGCCTGAACGTTAACTGCTGCATTGCTTTACACCTCCATCTAGTGTTGACTGCACAACACTATATAGACTGCATAGACTAATTTCCCAGTATATTAATTTCCAGGTTAGTGGCTCAAACGTCTGACTAACTTCACTCTACCATGTGCGTTATTACTAAAGACAGTTACAGAAATTAGGTTTTCAACTTTATTCTGCTAGGAGTATTTCCACCTTTCTCCACTCCACTATGTGCCCATTAAGTGCACTTATGCAGTGAATGCAGTGTGCATTCACCTGTATGTACTACAAAAGAAACCCTAAGATGTGCAAACACTCCTTCATGAGCGCATCAAAATGCTAATTATTGGGACTTTCATGGATATCACTTCCTGCAGGTCACACTTCATTATTTCTGTTCAAGCCTTCTCTCTGAGATATTTGGTTGTGTGGATTGTAGTTCGTGTACTGAATggtcaaaataatatttatttaaatatttaatacttaTTACCATTTGTGATTGTATGAATAATTTCCACAAAGAGGACAGAATGTGTCTGGGCTAAAAGAAAGAAGCACTACATATGTCAGGCTGCAAGAGCATATTATAAGAACAGAGTTTGCTCATGTTTGATAGATGAAAATGCTTGTTTGGTGTATGGAGAAAAAGCTTCATATCCCCTGCTTTGATCATGAATTACATCTCCGACATTTACAATTATGGGAACAACaaccagttttatttatttttgtcatgggGTAATCtattatgtgtttatatatatatattagatgatGATGTCAGTCGTAGTATCTGTAGTATATGATATAACCATTATTAGTTCACTAGCCTCTGGTCCTGCAACCTGAGCACATAAGATCAAACTTGTTTTCCCTGATGTATTGTGCTAATGTTATGgtgtgtatttttttgttgttgtttggttcCTGTTGTTTTTGTGGATGAAGTTAACAAAcctttacagtgtttttttggcATCAGACTCCAA
Above is a genomic segment from Carassius carassius chromosome 30, fCarCar2.1, whole genome shotgun sequence containing:
- the LOC132110856 gene encoding sideroflexin-1-like; the encoded protein is MSGDLPLNINIKEPRWDQGTFMGRAQHFFMVTDPRNVLLSSEVLEDARVTVENYRLGIMKPGLTEDQLWRAKYIYDSAFHPDTGEKMLLIGRMSAQVPMNMTITGCMLTFYRTTPAVVFWQWVNQSFNAIVNYTNRSGDAPITVNQLGAAYVSATTGAVITALGLKALTKSLPAIMGRFVPFAAVAAANCINIPFMRQRELKCGIPVTDAEGNRLGESSKAAQQAIVQVVVSRIGMAVPAMAIPPVIMNALEKKAFMKRFPVLNAPVQVGLVGLCLVFATPLCCALFPQKSSMKVSSLEPELQERIRKNNPHITSVYFNKGL